A window of the Sporosarcina sp. FSL K6-2383 genome harbors these coding sequences:
- a CDS encoding tetratricopeptide repeat protein, producing MKVGHLIRAERIRQDMKQLVLAKGICTPSYLSKIERNLIFPSEDIVTLLFNRLGIDSSKLQKNDRQTEIDFEKMLEAIYKEVITNRDGNFTKQKLEYLEQHSPLFENQTLYYTYLLIIMRFKLILGTKLIERKKEIEDLEALCKDFNTRQLYLYKINKAIYYYSTENRNKSIEYFEECLSLADNIPLEIWEKAELNYMVGVVYTADGRIFTTIDYIRSALDYFRENFSMKRVLDCYILIGITRKKSEQFPEALESYLKAMQICDEFNLDDEKGIVYHNLGSLYGTMSYSEDAIRYYKKSIKFKTDEDSPLISILCLVVEYSKMNDQKFVNYWCDQGLRLLSQLEENNLTSYHYHFNIFKSLHSEQGLSERITQQAIDYFKTVEDYQYVHKYSIALAEWYYSNRKYKLSAIYFQEANKFGYIYRKTKTWEDL from the coding sequence ATGAAAGTTGGTCATTTAATAAGGGCAGAACGAATTAGACAAGACATGAAGCAATTAGTACTAGCAAAGGGAATCTGCACACCTTCTTACCTATCTAAAATAGAACGGAATTTAATTTTTCCGAGTGAGGACATCGTTACGTTATTATTCAATCGACTAGGCATAGATTCATCGAAGTTACAAAAGAATGATCGGCAAACTGAAATTGATTTTGAGAAAATGTTAGAAGCTATTTACAAAGAAGTGATTACAAATCGTGACGGAAATTTTACTAAACAAAAGCTGGAGTATTTAGAACAGCATAGTCCATTATTTGAAAATCAAACCCTTTACTATACGTATCTTCTAATTATAATGAGGTTTAAGCTTATTCTTGGAACGAAATTAATTGAACGAAAAAAGGAAATTGAAGATCTTGAAGCATTATGCAAGGATTTTAATACAAGACAACTGTATTTATATAAAATAAATAAAGCAATTTACTATTATTCTACAGAAAATCGCAATAAATCGATTGAATACTTTGAAGAGTGTCTATCGTTAGCAGACAATATACCATTAGAAATTTGGGAAAAAGCAGAATTGAATTATATGGTAGGTGTCGTATATACAGCAGATGGCCGTATCTTTACCACTATTGATTATATAAGAAGCGCTCTTGATTATTTTAGAGAAAATTTTTCAATGAAGAGAGTTTTGGATTGTTACATTTTAATTGGAATTACTCGAAAAAAAAGTGAGCAATTCCCAGAGGCGTTAGAATCTTATTTAAAGGCAATGCAAATTTGTGATGAATTTAACTTAGATGATGAAAAGGGAATCGTGTACCACAATCTGGGTTCGTTATATGGGACGATGAGTTATAGCGAAGATGCCATTCGCTACTATAAGAAAAGTATTAAATTTAAAACGGACGAAGATAGTCCTCTCATATCGATACTCTGCTTAGTTGTCGAGTATTCGAAAATGAATGACCAGAAATTCGTTAATTATTGGTGTGATCAGGGACTCCGGCTACTTTCTCAGTTGGAGGAAAATAACTTAACATCATACCACTATCACTTCAATATTTTTAAATCACTCCATAGCGAACAAGGTTTGTCGGAACGGATTACCCAACAAGCAATTGATTACTTTAAAACAGTAGAGGATTATCAGTATGTCCATAAATATTCAATTGCATTAGCGGAATGGTATTATAGTAACAGAAAATATAAACTATCAGCTATTTACTTTCAAGAAGCAAATAAATTTGGTTATATTTACAGAAAAACAAAGACGTGGGAGGATTTATAA
- a CDS encoding NUDIX pyrophosphatase: protein MTRVKESIECWIFNRVTQKVLLLHVPISKDSSVPFWQPITGGIEKNESPLKACSREVVEETGLIINEQDLIGWQGAIRINTPTLNIKKSLFLGIINDSEVIISEEHDEYKWVSPKNISSSLYWDSNRETWEKIQTLIQSEYM from the coding sequence ATGACTAGAGTTAAAGAAAGTATTGAGTGTTGGATATTCAATCGGGTAACTCAAAAGGTTTTGTTATTGCATGTACCTATTTCAAAAGATTCGAGTGTACCATTTTGGCAACCTATAACAGGCGGCATTGAGAAGAATGAGTCTCCGCTAAAAGCTTGTAGTAGAGAAGTCGTTGAAGAAACTGGTTTGATTATAAATGAGCAAGATTTAATAGGTTGGCAAGGAGCAATACGTATAAACACACCGACTTTAAACATAAAAAAGAGTCTGTTTTTAGGAATAATTAATGATAGCGAGGTAATTATTTCAGAGGAACATGATGAATATAAATGGGTTTCACCCAAAAATATTTCAAGCAGTTTATATTGGGATAGCAATAGGGAAACTTGGGAAAAGATACAGACATTAATTCAAAGTGAATATATGTAG
- a CDS encoding sulfite exporter TauE/SafE family protein: protein METGFVFICIILVASILQSSTGFGFSIMATPFLLMLFLPQEAIQINIILSLLISLSLILKIRNDIDFVLLKRFIIGSMIGVPLGIFIFISMNINALKLGIGIVLLLLTLLLIGNVKVKSTPVRDFIVGGISGVLTTSIGMPGPPLLLYFTGTDTEKGKLRATTLAFYLFIYFISLLTQIIFTGTNKIIWQSSLYAIPIVFLGLFIGQIIFKWLNQQVFRVFTYVLLICTGIFLLVESLSSF from the coding sequence TTGGAGACTGGATTCGTATTCATATGTATTATATTAGTAGCTTCTATACTACAATCAAGTACAGGCTTTGGTTTTTCTATCATGGCAACGCCATTTTTACTTATGTTATTCCTACCACAGGAAGCTATACAAATAAATATTATTTTATCGTTACTCATCTCTCTATCACTAATTTTAAAAATTCGAAACGACATTGACTTTGTGTTATTAAAAAGATTTATTATAGGCAGTATGATTGGTGTACCATTAGGAATTTTCATCTTTATATCTATGAATATAAATGCTTTAAAGTTAGGCATCGGCATAGTTCTTTTACTATTGACTCTGCTTTTAATAGGGAATGTGAAGGTTAAGTCAACGCCAGTTAGAGATTTCATAGTTGGAGGGATTTCAGGAGTTTTAACAACAAGTATCGGTATGCCAGGTCCTCCGTTATTACTTTATTTCACAGGGACGGATACTGAAAAAGGGAAGTTACGTGCAACTACATTAGCTTTTTATCTCTTTATTTATTTCATCAGTCTACTAACCCAAATCATCTTTACCGGGACCAACAAAATCATCTGGCAGTCCAGTCTTTATGCCATTCCAATTGTATTTCTTGGTTTGTTTATAGGGCAAATTATTTTCAAATGGTTGAACCAACAGGTTTTCAGAGTATTTACATATGTTCTTTTGATTTGCACAGGGATTTTTCTTTTGGTTGAGAGTTTAAGTTCTTTTTAA
- a CDS encoding TetR/AcrR family transcriptional regulator, producing MDTKSLIIDIATTLFQQKGYRGVGLNEIIKACGISKGALYHHFSNGKEELLIACLQSLNEAITEDIVEIFERYPSTQEATHAMVSKLIVNFEAEGTITGYTISSMVSEMASLSDPVRMACAQLYQKMQDIYFQKLVADGFSKDAAYSIALMMTASIEGGIMLCLTQKASEPLKTISHVLSKLLKEF from the coding sequence ATGGATACAAAATCGCTGATAATCGACATCGCGACAACGCTTTTTCAACAAAAAGGATATAGGGGCGTAGGACTAAACGAAATTATAAAAGCATGTGGGATTTCAAAAGGTGCGCTCTATCATCATTTTTCGAATGGAAAAGAAGAATTACTAATCGCTTGCCTTCAATCTCTGAATGAAGCGATTACTGAGGATATCGTGGAAATTTTTGAACGGTATCCGAGTACGCAAGAAGCTACACATGCAATGGTTTCGAAATTAATCGTTAATTTTGAAGCAGAAGGAACGATTACGGGGTACACAATTAGCAGTATGGTTAGCGAAATGGCCTCGCTAAGTGATCCAGTTCGAATGGCATGCGCTCAGCTGTATCAAAAAATGCAAGATATATATTTTCAAAAGTTAGTAGCGGACGGATTTTCGAAAGATGCGGCTTATTCAATAGCACTTATGATGACCGCTTCTATTGAAGGTGGAATAATGCTTTGTTTAACACAAAAAGCAAGCGAGCCACTAAAAACTATTTCGCATGTGCTATCAAAATTATTGAAGGAGTTTTAA
- a CDS encoding TetR/AcrR family transcriptional regulator, producing the protein MAPKTKFTRETIINAAFDIAKIEGINQITVRKVADKMGSSIAPIYVNFTEIEELKTSVIQKIHMISQQMLMTKYTEDPFLNIGIASLKFSREYPVLFKDLIMNNTMYMKDVQPPADTILQQMKQAPTLNGFTDQEMGGILFKMKVFQMGLSVMDVNGLLPTALDEQQLIELLESTGNDLILAAQSRRNMEEQK; encoded by the coding sequence ATGGCACCTAAAACAAAGTTTACGAGAGAAACTATCATTAATGCGGCTTTTGATATTGCAAAAATTGAGGGGATCAATCAAATAACAGTTAGAAAAGTTGCGGACAAAATGGGTAGCTCGATTGCTCCGATTTATGTCAATTTTACAGAAATCGAGGAATTGAAGACGTCGGTTATCCAGAAAATCCATATGATTTCCCAACAGATGCTCATGACGAAATATACAGAAGATCCGTTCCTCAATATAGGTATTGCTAGTTTGAAATTTTCGAGAGAGTATCCTGTTCTTTTTAAAGACCTTATCATGAATAATACGATGTATATGAAAGATGTTCAGCCACCCGCAGATACGATTCTTCAGCAGATGAAACAAGCGCCTACACTCAATGGTTTCACTGATCAGGAAATGGGCGGTATTTTATTTAAGATGAAAGTTTTTCAAATGGGGTTGTCTGTGATGGATGTCAATGGCCTGCTTCCAACAGCTTTGGATGAACAGCAGTTAATTGAGTTACTAGAAAGTACGGGAAATGATCTAATACTTGCAGCACAGTCACGTCGTAATATGGAAGAACAAAAATAA
- a CDS encoding DUF3219 family protein has translation MISKIILNDRTIDLRSYEEEKVNGLYKVSVDFDVKSDDYHDIATLLYSEFFEVKIPERNLTFRGVIHNYSTSLTNLYVKDQIGQYKLTLIEVNHEEKD, from the coding sequence TTGATAAGTAAAATAATCTTAAATGACAGAACAATTGATTTACGTAGCTATGAAGAAGAAAAAGTAAATGGTTTATATAAAGTTTCAGTTGATTTCGACGTAAAAAGTGATGATTACCATGACATCGCAACTTTACTTTATAGCGAATTTTTTGAGGTTAAAATTCCTGAAAGAAACCTAACATTTAGAGGTGTCATTCATAATTACTCCACTTCCCTTACAAACCTATATGTAAAGGATCAAATCGGACAGTATAAATTGACTTTGATAGAAGTGAATCATGAAGAAAAGGACTGA
- a CDS encoding cation diffusion facilitator family transporter produces the protein MGHDHDHTHGANKKVLLISFVIITSYMIVELIGGLITNSLALLSDAGHMLSDAISLGIALLAFTYGAKAASQSKTFGYKRFEILAAVLNGVTLILIALFIFYEAIQRFANPPEVATTGMLIISSIGLAVNILVAWIMMRGGDVEDNLNMRGAFLHVISDMLGSVGAIIAALLILFFDWGWADPLASVIVAVLVLRSGYYVTKSGLHVLMEGTPQNVDMDDVIQTIQQTPGVESVHDLHIWSITSGLNALSCHLVVDDQMTIAESEPLLRKIEHDLEHKNIQHITIQLETSAHQHDNSVLCRVKAGSSGHHH, from the coding sequence ATGGGACACGATCATGATCATACACATGGTGCCAATAAAAAAGTATTGCTGATCTCCTTTGTTATCATTACCAGTTATATGATTGTTGAGCTCATTGGTGGTTTAATCACGAATAGCTTGGCCCTCTTATCGGATGCGGGGCATATGTTAAGTGATGCGATTTCACTGGGGATCGCCCTGCTTGCTTTTACATATGGCGCAAAGGCAGCGAGTCAAAGTAAGACATTCGGCTATAAACGATTTGAAATATTAGCAGCTGTTTTAAATGGTGTGACGTTAATACTCATTGCCTTGTTCATTTTTTATGAAGCGATCCAGCGCTTCGCGAATCCACCTGAAGTAGCGACAACAGGGATGTTAATCATCAGTAGTATTGGTTTAGCGGTCAATATTCTGGTGGCTTGGATTATGATGCGTGGTGGGGATGTGGAAGACAATTTAAATATGCGTGGGGCATTCTTGCACGTCATTAGCGATATGCTTGGTTCAGTAGGTGCAATTATTGCAGCGCTTCTCATCCTATTTTTTGACTGGGGATGGGCGGATCCATTGGCGAGTGTTATTGTTGCTGTCCTTGTTTTACGTAGTGGTTATTATGTGACAAAATCCGGACTGCATGTGCTAATGGAAGGGACACCGCAAAATGTAGATATGGATGATGTGATTCAAACGATTCAACAGACACCAGGTGTTGAAAGTGTCCATGATCTACATATTTGGTCCATAACAAGCGGTTTAAATGCGTTATCTTGTCACCTTGTTGTGGATGATCAAATGACAATTGCAGAAAGCGAACCATTATTACGTAAAATCGAACATGACCTTGAACATAAAAACATTCAACACATAACAATCCAATTAGAAACGTCTGCACATCAGCATGACAATTCGGTTTTATGTAGGGTAAAAGCCGGATCATCTGGGCATCATCATTAA
- a CDS encoding methyltransferase domain-containing protein, giving the protein MGVDALILNKKSWDEVAPRFFGRNPLPEYGPLAPREENLNLLGNVAGSKVLDIGCGSGHSLQYMDQQYAEELWGVDLSKTQIETARGLLNSCKSPVQLFESPMEKNPGLPNDYFDIVYSIYALGWTTDLYQTIGNIHQYLKPGGIFVFSWEHPLFSRTELTESGLRFHKSYHEEGSYYHEAWHEPVIMQQYKVSTYINTLIECGFQIEKVIEEVSLSEEDRERHTNRWYSYEKAKMMPTTLIIKSKKC; this is encoded by the coding sequence ATGGGCGTTGATGCATTAATACTTAATAAAAAAAGTTGGGATGAGGTTGCTCCTCGATTTTTCGGGCGCAATCCTCTTCCAGAGTATGGACCGCTTGCTCCTCGGGAAGAGAATTTGAATTTATTGGGCAATGTGGCGGGCTCCAAAGTGTTAGATATCGGTTGTGGTAGCGGTCATTCATTGCAATATATGGACCAACAGTATGCTGAAGAGCTTTGGGGAGTGGATCTTTCGAAGACACAGATTGAAACGGCCAGAGGGCTACTGAATTCGTGCAAATCACCTGTCCAGTTATTCGAATCACCTATGGAGAAAAATCCAGGTTTGCCCAATGATTACTTTGATATTGTCTACTCGATTTATGCGTTAGGCTGGACAACTGATCTTTATCAAACGATTGGAAACATCCACCAATATTTGAAACCAGGCGGCATTTTCGTTTTCAGTTGGGAACATCCGTTATTCAGCCGGACCGAACTTACAGAGAGCGGGCTTCGCTTCCATAAATCCTATCATGAAGAAGGTTCTTATTACCATGAAGCTTGGCATGAACCGGTGATCATGCAGCAGTACAAAGTGAGTACATATATCAATACACTAATCGAATGTGGATTCCAAATTGAGAAGGTCATCGAGGAGGTTTCTTTGTCAGAGGAAGATAGGGAAAGGCACACGAATCGATGGTATTCCTACGAAAAAGCGAAGATGATGCCGACAACGTTGATCATAAAGAGTAAAAAATGTTAG
- a CDS encoding GNAT family N-acetyltransferase translates to MIYQNELDGISADMLKGFFVDWPNQPNPETHLKLLKNSSKAIIAVDDKSNQVVGFITAISDGVLSAYIPLLEVLPAYKNKGIGKGLVQRMLKELDDIYMIDVCCDDDLVPYYDKLGMLRTNGMILRNYHRQSGS, encoded by the coding sequence ATGATATACCAAAACGAACTCGATGGAATTTCTGCTGATATGCTAAAAGGTTTTTTTGTAGATTGGCCCAATCAGCCAAATCCAGAAACGCACTTAAAACTGTTAAAGAACAGTAGCAAAGCGATTATTGCGGTGGATGATAAGTCTAATCAAGTAGTTGGATTTATCACAGCGATTAGTGATGGTGTTTTATCTGCTTACATTCCATTGCTTGAGGTTTTACCGGCATATAAAAATAAAGGTATTGGCAAAGGATTAGTACAGCGAATGTTGAAAGAACTGGATGACATCTATATGATTGATGTATGTTGTGATGATGACCTAGTTCCTTATTATGACAAGCTCGGTATGTTGCGGACAAATGGTATGATTTTGCGGAACTATCATAGGCAATCTGGAAGTTGA
- a CDS encoding catalase has product MRENNGEELDSSTDVNRNISNIWAHEMHSQTVGERGPVLEQDTILHETLESFVYTKILERPVHVKGFGAFGYFETVHSMAKYTKLSFLQNPGQQVPVTVRFSLAVSNKGTPDTSRNVRGFSTKFYTEEGVFDLVCNHIPIFLIRDAIRFPVAIQALLPSPLNNLMDPERFWSFVARAPESTHFVVRLYSDAGTVKSFRHMPGHSVNTYVWRNAQGVRSYVKYHWIPGAGEQYIDSQEAARWNGENPDIAGQDLYDALAEGKPVVYGLYVQLMNPKDEATLSYDPLDDTKVWDEWQYPLIPVGRMILNRNPDNYMEQVEKVAFSPSNLLEGVELSDDKMLQGRANIYWDSQRRRLGPDFRKILINHQQDWSPSSLVTSGNGRYVEGHLVRSDLPKQDDFTQAGQFYQALPAEQQDHLVNNLATDLAGISHETRRVVLTYLYNASPEMGERVARGIDMQMKG; this is encoded by the coding sequence ATGAGGGAAAACAATGGAGAAGAATTAGACTCTTCAACGGATGTAAACAGAAATATATCAAACATATGGGCTCATGAAATGCATTCACAAACTGTAGGTGAAAGAGGTCCTGTATTGGAGCAGGATACTATTTTGCATGAAACTTTGGAGAGCTTTGTCTATACAAAAATTTTAGAAAGACCCGTGCATGTGAAGGGCTTTGGTGCTTTCGGATACTTTGAGACCGTGCATTCGATGGCAAAATACACAAAGCTTAGCTTTTTACAAAATCCTGGACAGCAGGTTCCCGTCACGGTTAGGTTTTCGCTTGCCGTAAGCAATAAAGGCACCCCAGATACTTCCCGAAATGTGCGTGGCTTTTCTACTAAGTTTTACACTGAAGAGGGCGTTTTTGATTTAGTTTGCAATCATATTCCGATATTTTTAATACGGGATGCTATACGTTTTCCAGTGGCTATTCAGGCTCTTTTACCCTCACCGCTAAATAACTTGATGGATCCCGAACGGTTTTGGAGCTTCGTAGCTAGAGCGCCAGAATCCACCCATTTTGTAGTTAGGCTTTACTCCGATGCAGGAACAGTAAAAAGCTTTCGGCATATGCCGGGGCATAGTGTAAACACCTACGTTTGGAGGAATGCACAGGGCGTTCGGAGTTATGTTAAATATCACTGGATTCCTGGCGCTGGCGAGCAGTATATAGACAGTCAGGAAGCCGCTCGATGGAATGGAGAGAATCCGGATATTGCAGGTCAGGATTTATATGATGCACTAGCGGAGGGTAAGCCTGTTGTCTATGGGCTTTATGTGCAGCTGATGAATCCAAAAGACGAAGCTACTCTTTCTTATGATCCATTGGATGATACAAAAGTTTGGGATGAATGGCAGTACCCTCTTATACCAGTTGGCCGCATGATCTTGAACAGAAATCCGGATAATTATATGGAACAAGTGGAGAAAGTGGCGTTTTCACCGTCCAATCTTTTGGAGGGGGTCGAATTATCGGATGATAAGATGTTGCAGGGACGCGCTAATATTTACTGGGATTCCCAGCGTCGACGGCTAGGACCCGATTTCCGCAAAATACTAATCAATCACCAGCAAGATTGGTCGCCATCTTCTCTTGTGACAAGCGGCAATGGCAGATATGTGGAGGGGCATCTTGTACGATCCGATTTGCCCAAACAGGATGACTTTACACAGGCCGGACAATTTTATCAAGCTCTTCCCGCTGAGCAACAAGACCATCTAGTCAATAATCTGGCTACCGATCTTGCCGGTATATCTCATGAAACGAGACGTGTTGTTTTGACATATCTGTACAATGCATCACCGGAAATGGGGGAGCGGGTTGCCCGGGGGATCGACATGCAGATGAAGGGTTAA
- a CDS encoding DHA2 family efflux MFS transporter permease subunit codes for MAALLVAGFVGLFSETALNIAFVELSQIFSIDSTTVQWLATGYFLTLGILVPVTGILMQKFTTRQMFITSVLLILVGTIVAAVAPVFSVLLAGRIIQAAGLAISLPLTQNVIFTIFPPNKRGAAMGIMGLVMLAGPSLGPTIAGLILDTLSWHWIFWVTVPFLLFSLIFGLVYLPDVNEIRKVSIDALSVILSTIGFGGIVYGFSVSGVAGWTSATVLGTIVVGIIALIIFAIRQMKMEDPMLNLRAFRYPLFVIGVIMSFITFFNMLSMLVILPMYMQMALVIAAFTTGLILLPGSLLNCILAPIIGRLFDKYGPKAVITPGTILVAIGYVMYAQFGTDTALWVIVLSFVIMMLGVGAVLASVQTNTLNSLPRRFYPDGIAITQTIQQVAGAVGIAVMVSLLTAKQNSYLATVANEPAQAAASGSSLVFTISLALAVINIVLSLFMKKPASTIK; via the coding sequence ATGGCGGCTCTTTTAGTAGCTGGTTTTGTCGGTCTTTTTAGTGAAACAGCATTAAATATTGCCTTTGTAGAATTAAGTCAAATTTTTAGTATTGATTCTACAACGGTTCAATGGTTAGCGACAGGTTATTTTTTAACGTTGGGTATTTTAGTGCCTGTAACAGGTATTTTGATGCAGAAATTCACGACGCGTCAAATGTTTATTACCTCTGTATTACTAATTCTTGTCGGTACAATTGTAGCAGCAGTAGCACCAGTATTTAGCGTATTACTCGCGGGACGTATCATTCAAGCTGCAGGGCTAGCAATCAGTTTACCTTTAACACAAAATGTTATTTTTACGATTTTCCCTCCTAATAAACGAGGCGCTGCAATGGGTATAATGGGGTTAGTTATGCTAGCGGGTCCATCACTAGGTCCAACAATTGCAGGCCTTATTCTAGATACATTATCGTGGCACTGGATTTTCTGGGTTACAGTACCTTTCCTACTGTTTTCCCTCATTTTTGGGCTTGTTTATTTACCGGATGTCAATGAAATTCGCAAGGTGTCGATTGATGCCCTGTCTGTTATTCTTTCGACCATTGGTTTCGGGGGGATTGTTTATGGATTTAGTGTATCTGGTGTCGCCGGCTGGACAAGTGCAACTGTCCTTGGCACAATCGTCGTTGGAATCATAGCCCTCATCATTTTTGCGATTCGACAAATGAAAATGGAAGATCCTATGCTGAATCTACGAGCATTCCGTTACCCGTTATTTGTTATTGGTGTCATTATGAGCTTCATAACGTTCTTTAATATGTTGTCGATGCTCGTTATTTTACCTATGTATATGCAAATGGCATTAGTCATTGCTGCTTTTACAACAGGACTCATCCTTCTACCAGGTAGCTTGTTGAACTGTATATTAGCGCCAATTATTGGTCGTTTATTTGACAAGTATGGTCCGAAAGCAGTGATTACACCTGGCACAATTTTGGTTGCCATTGGTTACGTAATGTATGCACAATTTGGTACAGACACAGCTTTATGGGTGATTGTATTATCCTTTGTTATTATGATGTTAGGTGTAGGGGCGGTGCTCGCATCTGTTCAAACAAACACGCTGAATTCTCTTCCAAGAAGATTCTATCCTGATGGAATTGCTATCACTCAAACAATCCAGCAAGTAGCTGGCGCCGTTGGTATCGCAGTAATGGTGTCACTCCTAACCGCAAAACAAAATAGTTACCTAGCAACTGTTGCAAATGAGCCGGCGCAAGCCGCAGCATCAGGATCATCATTGGTCTTTACTATCAGTTTAGCATTAGCCGTGATTAATATTGTGCTGTCTTTATTTATGAAAAAGCCTGCCTCGACTATTAAGTAA
- a CDS encoding metalloregulator ArsR/SmtB family transcription factor has product MKKEEKIIHHESHLDEETLFVVSQTFKALSDPTRIRILNLLCAEEHSVNDIAETLDLGQSTVSHQLRFLKNLRLVKFRREGTTIYYSKDDDHVMNLLTQAIEHAAHN; this is encoded by the coding sequence ATGAAGAAGGAAGAGAAAATCATCCATCATGAATCCCATTTAGACGAAGAAACACTATTTGTGGTGTCTCAAACATTTAAGGCGCTAAGTGATCCAACAAGAATACGTATTTTAAACTTATTATGTGCGGAAGAGCATTCTGTTAATGATATTGCAGAAACTTTAGATTTAGGTCAATCAACCGTTTCTCATCAATTGCGCTTCTTGAAAAACTTACGCTTGGTGAAGTTTAGAAGAGAAGGCACGACGATTTATTATTCAAAAGATGACGATCACGTGATGAATTTGCTGACACAAGCGATTGAACATGCGGCGCATAACTAG
- a CDS encoding LLM class flavin-dependent oxidoreductase, with translation MRLSILDQSPISSNQTAYDALNESMKLVQAGEALGYTRYWIAEHHDLPGLACSAPEVMLSYIGANTNHIRIGSGAILLPHYRPYKVAEVFNTLATLFPNRIDIGIGRAPGGSAEVTNALSENFLQQVWNFPILVKELLHFLDGDFPAGHEYSSISASPTPENPAVPWLLGTSKKSALLAAENGMPYTFGHFMSDNDGAAIIKGYIETFKPRKEQQTPQVIVTVSAICGETTEQAEEIALSNLIWSLQKEKGEGHQGVPSIEEAKKYMLTEKEMESLKTMRQNMIIGNPHEVKQKLFELQTNYQANEIMINTITYSPEDRIQSYKLIAEEVF, from the coding sequence ATGAGGTTAAGCATATTAGATCAATCCCCCATCTCTTCAAACCAAACCGCATACGACGCATTAAATGAATCGATGAAGTTAGTTCAAGCTGGGGAAGCACTCGGATATACAAGATACTGGATTGCTGAGCACCATGATTTACCTGGACTCGCATGCTCTGCGCCTGAAGTGATGTTAAGCTATATTGGAGCTAATACGAATCATATCCGGATTGGTTCCGGCGCTATTTTATTACCTCATTACCGGCCCTATAAAGTGGCAGAAGTATTTAATACGCTCGCCACATTATTTCCAAATCGGATTGATATCGGAATAGGACGAGCACCGGGTGGATCGGCTGAAGTGACGAATGCTCTGTCTGAAAACTTTTTGCAACAGGTTTGGAATTTCCCTATATTAGTGAAAGAATTGCTCCACTTTTTAGATGGTGATTTCCCGGCGGGTCACGAGTACTCGAGCATTTCCGCATCTCCAACACCTGAAAATCCAGCTGTACCTTGGCTTCTCGGCACAAGTAAAAAAAGTGCCTTACTCGCAGCAGAAAATGGCATGCCATATACTTTCGGTCATTTTATGAGTGACAATGATGGGGCGGCTATCATCAAGGGCTATATTGAAACCTTTAAGCCAAGAAAAGAACAACAAACGCCGCAAGTCATCGTAACAGTTTCGGCTATTTGTGGGGAAACAACCGAACAAGCGGAAGAGATCGCACTAAGCAACCTCATATGGTCTTTGCAAAAAGAAAAAGGGGAGGGACATCAAGGCGTTCCTTCTATTGAAGAAGCAAAGAAATATATGCTAACCGAAAAAGAAATGGAATCGTTAAAAACAATGAGACAGAACATGATTATCGGCAATCCTCATGAAGTGAAGCAGAAATTGTTTGAGCTACAAACTAACTACCAAGCAAACGAAATCATGATTAACACAATCACATACTCCCCGGAAGATCGAATTCAATCCTATAAATTAATTGCGGAAGAAGTATTTTAA